One segment of Streptomyces sp. NBC_00576 DNA contains the following:
- a CDS encoding ABC transporter ATP-binding protein — MIATESLSKRFPRVTALDRLSMDIGPGVTGLVGANGAGKSTLIKILLGLSPATEGRATVLGLDVATEGGAIRERVGYMPEHDCLPPDVSATEFVVHMARMSGLPPAAARERTADTLRHVGLYEERYRPIGGYSTGMKQRVKLAQALVHDPQLVFLDEPTNGLDPVGRDEMLGLIRRIHTDFGISVLVTSHLLGELERTCDHVVVVDGGKLLRSSSTTDFTQSTAILAIEVTDTDEHPDGTAAVRDALHARGVDTHDGSGLPGAGRILLLTAQGEDTYDLVRDTVADLGLGLVRMEQRRHHISEVFTDSDDQQNAAQNATPQSTAQHSAGKEAVGHGG, encoded by the coding sequence GTGATCGCAACCGAAAGCCTGAGCAAGCGGTTCCCCCGGGTGACCGCGCTCGACCGGCTCTCCATGGATATCGGACCCGGTGTGACCGGACTCGTCGGCGCCAACGGCGCCGGCAAGTCCACCCTGATCAAGATCCTGCTTGGTCTGTCTCCCGCCACGGAGGGCCGGGCCACTGTGCTCGGACTCGACGTCGCCACCGAAGGCGGCGCCATCCGTGAGCGCGTCGGCTACATGCCGGAGCACGACTGCCTGCCACCCGACGTCTCGGCCACCGAGTTCGTCGTGCACATGGCGCGCATGTCCGGGCTCCCGCCGGCCGCCGCCCGCGAGCGCACCGCGGACACCCTGCGCCATGTCGGCCTGTACGAGGAGCGCTACCGCCCCATCGGCGGCTACTCGACCGGCATGAAACAGCGTGTGAAGCTGGCCCAGGCCCTGGTCCACGACCCTCAATTGGTGTTCCTGGACGAGCCGACCAACGGCCTCGACCCGGTCGGCCGCGACGAGATGCTCGGCCTGATCCGCCGTATCCACACAGACTTCGGCATCTCGGTCCTGGTCACCTCGCACCTGCTGGGCGAGCTGGAACGGACCTGTGACCACGTGGTGGTCGTCGACGGCGGCAAGCTGCTGCGGTCCAGCTCCACCACGGACTTCACCCAGTCCACGGCCATCCTCGCCATCGAGGTGACCGACACCGACGAACACCCGGACGGCACCGCCGCGGTGCGCGACGCGCTCCACGCGCGCGGGGTGGACACCCACGACGGCAGCGGCCTGCCCGGCGCCGGACGCATCCTGCTGCTCACCGCCCAGGGCGAGGACACCTACGACCTGGTGCGCGACACGGTCGCCGACCTCGGCCTCGGCCTGGTGCGCATGGAACAGCGCAGGCACCACATCTCCGAGGTCTTCACCGACAGCGACGACCAGCAGAACGCCGCGCAGAACGCCACACCACAGAGCACCGCACAGCACAGCGCGGGAAAGGAGGCGGTCGGCCATGGCGGTTGA
- a CDS encoding HAD family hydrolase, which translates to MTDAAGSFPYRLVATDLDGTLLRSDGSVSARTREALAAATAAGAAHIVVTGRGVRWTRHILDELGYEGLAVCGQGAQVYDVGAHRLLTSITLDRQLASLALAKIEAEVGPLFLAASRAGLDGEVLVGPGYAGVGSLPFVPLADPSELWAEPLGKIYIQHPTLSADELTEVAARTAGGFVTVTMAGEAIVELLPLGLSKAKGLSLAARRLGLKSADTIAFGDMPNDIPMFTWAARGVAMANAHAELRAVADEVTSSNDEDGIAVVLERLLP; encoded by the coding sequence GTGACCGACGCCGCTGGATCGTTCCCCTACCGGCTCGTCGCGACCGACCTCGACGGAACGCTTCTGCGCTCCGACGGCTCGGTCTCGGCGCGCACCCGCGAGGCACTCGCCGCGGCCACCGCGGCGGGCGCCGCGCACATCGTCGTCACCGGCCGCGGGGTGCGCTGGACGCGACACATACTCGACGAACTGGGCTACGAGGGACTCGCGGTCTGCGGCCAGGGTGCACAGGTGTACGACGTCGGGGCGCATCGTCTGCTGACGTCGATCACCCTGGACCGGCAGCTGGCCTCACTCGCGCTGGCGAAGATCGAGGCGGAGGTCGGGCCGCTGTTCCTGGCGGCGAGTCGGGCGGGCCTCGACGGTGAGGTGCTGGTCGGGCCGGGCTACGCGGGCGTGGGCTCGCTCCCCTTCGTCCCGCTCGCGGACCCGTCGGAGCTCTGGGCCGAGCCGCTGGGCAAGATCTACATCCAGCACCCGACCCTGTCCGCCGACGAGCTCACCGAGGTCGCCGCCCGGACCGCGGGCGGCTTCGTCACGGTCACCATGGCCGGCGAGGCGATCGTCGAACTCCTCCCCCTGGGCCTGTCCAAGGCGAAGGGCCTGTCCCTGGCGGCCCGCCGGCTGGGCCTGAAGTCCGCGGACACGATCGCCTTCGGCGACATGCCCAACGACATCCCGATGTTCACCTGGGCGGCACGCGGGGTGGCGATGGCCAACGCCCACGCCGAACTGCGGGCGGTGGCGGACGAGGTGACGTCGTCGAACGACGAGGACGGTATCGCCGTGGTGCTGGAGCGGTTGCTGCCATAG
- a CDS encoding copper resistance CopC/CopD family protein translates to MTHTIAPRVRPLVLLFLAVAAALLAGLAGAAPVSAHAALTGSAPQQGVVVDKAPTQVTLTFSEKVALADGAFRVLDPKGKRVDTGKATELSGTTYGVPLHSGLPDGTFTVAYQVVSADSHPVAGAFTFSIGAPSVTSVSVSDQTAGGGVVGALYGFGRYVSYAGFIIMVGGAAFVLACWQRGSGVRALQRLVVSGWLAMTAATLTLLLMRGSYTGSGKVGDIFDLGLLGDVLQTKTGAALVSRLLLLAAGALFIAVLFGAYARPEEDEDDGAEAEEGEAADDSSARRDLTFGLGIGGSVVAIGLAATWALAEHASTGLQSDIAMPVDVAHLLAVAIWLGGLSALLVALFRAPADTPIEGSAVRRFSRVAFGSVLALVATGVYQSWRQLGSWSALTDTSYGQLLLVKIGLVIVLVGIAYISRRWTAQLPETAATETAERTEDQAADAEKEPVAAGAAGGSDTKRAAQLARQQAAVDTARLKRLRDADPLRSGLRRSVLAEAGVAVVLLAVTTVLTSTEPGRTEEEAKAATSASSSSSSSSSSDSDGTGALTLDMPFDTGGQDGKGLVRLDINPARVGGNVMHVYVERPNGRAFDVPEVKVAFTLTAKNIGPLPVNPDRVATGHWTANAVQIPMAGDWKIAVTVRTSDIDQVTVDKNAQIG, encoded by the coding sequence GTGACACACACCATCGCCCCCCGCGTACGGCCCCTGGTGCTGCTGTTTCTCGCGGTCGCCGCCGCACTGCTCGCCGGGCTGGCCGGCGCCGCGCCGGTCTCCGCACACGCCGCGCTCACCGGCAGCGCCCCGCAGCAGGGTGTGGTGGTCGACAAGGCCCCGACCCAGGTGACGCTGACCTTCTCCGAGAAGGTCGCGCTCGCCGACGGCGCGTTCCGCGTGCTCGACCCCAAGGGCAAGCGCGTCGACACCGGCAAGGCGACCGAGCTGAGCGGCACGACATACGGCGTCCCGCTCCACTCCGGCCTGCCCGACGGCACGTTCACCGTCGCCTACCAGGTCGTCTCGGCCGACAGTCACCCCGTCGCCGGCGCCTTCACCTTCTCCATCGGCGCCCCCTCCGTCACCTCCGTCTCGGTCTCCGACCAGACGGCGGGCGGCGGAGTCGTCGGTGCCCTCTACGGCTTCGGCCGGTACGTCTCGTACGCGGGCTTCATCATCATGGTCGGCGGCGCCGCCTTCGTACTCGCCTGTTGGCAGCGCGGCTCCGGCGTACGGGCGCTGCAACGGCTCGTCGTCTCCGGGTGGCTCGCGATGACCGCGGCCACGCTCACGCTGCTGCTGATGCGCGGCTCGTACACCGGCTCCGGCAAGGTCGGCGACATCTTCGACCTGGGTCTCCTCGGGGATGTCCTCCAGACCAAGACGGGCGCCGCTCTTGTCTCCCGGCTGCTGCTGCTCGCGGCCGGCGCGCTGTTCATCGCGGTCCTCTTCGGGGCGTACGCCCGGCCCGAAGAGGATGAGGACGACGGGGCGGAGGCCGAGGAGGGCGAAGCGGCGGACGACAGCTCCGCGAGGCGGGACCTCACCTTCGGGCTCGGCATCGGCGGCAGTGTCGTGGCGATCGGGCTGGCCGCCACCTGGGCGCTGGCCGAACACGCCTCGACCGGCCTCCAGTCCGACATCGCGATGCCCGTCGACGTGGCCCACCTGCTGGCCGTCGCCATCTGGCTCGGCGGCCTCTCCGCACTCCTGGTCGCGCTGTTCCGGGCGCCCGCGGACACCCCGATCGAGGGTTCGGCCGTACGCCGCTTCTCCCGCGTCGCCTTCGGCAGCGTGCTGGCACTCGTCGCGACCGGCGTCTACCAGTCGTGGCGCCAGCTCGGCTCCTGGTCGGCACTCACCGACACCTCGTACGGGCAGCTGCTGCTCGTCAAGATCGGCCTGGTGATCGTCCTCGTCGGCATCGCCTACATCTCGCGCCGCTGGACCGCCCAGCTGCCGGAGACCGCCGCGACCGAGACAGCGGAGCGTACGGAGGACCAGGCCGCCGACGCCGAGAAGGAACCGGTCGCCGCCGGGGCCGCCGGGGGCTCGGACACCAAGAGGGCCGCCCAACTCGCCCGGCAGCAGGCCGCCGTCGACACCGCGCGGCTGAAGCGGCTGCGCGACGCCGACCCGCTGCGCTCGGGGCTGCGCCGCTCGGTGCTCGCCGAGGCGGGCGTCGCCGTCGTCCTGCTCGCCGTCACCACAGTGCTCACGTCCACCGAACCGGGCCGTACGGAGGAAGAGGCCAAGGCCGCCACCTCGGCGTCGTCGTCCTCGTCGTCCTCTTCCTCCTCGGACTCGGACGGGACGGGCGCCCTGACCCTGGACATGCCCTTCGACACAGGCGGCCAGGACGGCAAGGGCCTCGTGCGGCTCGACATCAACCCCGCCCGCGTCGGCGGCAACGTCATGCACGTGTACGTGGAGCGCCCCAACGGCAGGGCGTTCGACGTGCCCGAGGTGAAGGTCGCCTTCACCCTCACCGCCAAGAACATCGGGCCACTGCCCGTGAACCCGGACCGCGTCGCCACCGGACACTGGACGGCGAACGCGGTCCAGATCCCCATGGCCGGCGACTGGAAGATCGCCGTGACCGTGCGGACCTCCGACATCGACCAAGTGACCGTCGACAAGAACGCGCAGATCGGCTGA
- a CDS encoding ABC transporter ATP-binding protein → MTTLNIDHVSRWFGNVVAVNDITMTISPGVTGLLGPNGAGKSTLINMMGGFLAPSTGTVTLDGQPVWRNEQIYKHIGIVPEREAMYDFLTGREFVVANAELHGLGAKAAGRALATVEMEYAQDRKISTYSKGMRQRVKMASALVHDPSLLLLDEPFNGMDPRQRMQLMDLLRRMGADGRTVLFSSHILEEVEQLAAHIEVVVAGRHAASGDFRRIRRLMTDRPHRYLVRSSDDRALAAALIADPSTSGIEVDLAEGALRIQAVDFGRFTALLPRVARDHGIRLLTVSPSDESLESVFSYLVAA, encoded by the coding sequence GTGACCACGCTCAACATCGACCACGTCTCGCGCTGGTTCGGCAACGTGGTGGCGGTCAACGACATCACCATGACGATCAGCCCCGGTGTCACCGGGCTTCTCGGCCCCAACGGCGCCGGAAAGTCCACCCTCATCAACATGATGGGCGGCTTCCTGGCCCCCTCCACCGGCACCGTCACCCTCGACGGACAGCCCGTGTGGCGCAACGAGCAGATCTACAAGCACATCGGCATCGTCCCCGAGCGCGAGGCGATGTACGACTTCCTCACCGGCCGTGAATTCGTCGTCGCCAACGCCGAGTTGCACGGACTGGGCGCCAAGGCGGCCGGGCGGGCGCTCGCCACGGTCGAGATGGAGTACGCGCAGGACCGCAAGATCTCGACGTACTCCAAGGGCATGCGCCAGCGCGTGAAGATGGCGAGCGCGCTCGTCCACGACCCGTCGCTCCTCCTGCTCGACGAGCCCTTCAACGGCATGGACCCGCGCCAGCGCATGCAGCTCATGGACCTGCTGCGACGCATGGGCGCCGATGGCCGCACGGTCCTGTTCTCCTCGCACATCCTCGAAGAGGTCGAGCAGTTGGCCGCCCACATCGAGGTCGTCGTCGCCGGACGGCACGCGGCCAGCGGCGACTTCCGCCGCATCCGCCGTCTGATGACCGACCGCCCGCACCGCTACCTCGTACGCTCCAGCGACGACCGGGCCCTCGCCGCCGCGCTGATCGCCGACCCGTCGACCTCCGGCATCGAAGTGGACCTCGCGGAGGGCGCGTTGCGCATCCAGGCCGTCGACTTCGGCCGCTTCACCGCCCTGCTGCCCCGCGTTGCCAGGGATCACGGCATCCGGCTGCTCACGGTCTCGCCGTCCGACGAGTCCCTCGAATCCGTGTTCTCGTATCTCGTCGCCGCGTAG
- the pheA gene encoding prephenate dehydratase: MPASYAYLGPEGTFTEVALRTLPETATRELIPMVSVPATLDAVRSGEVEAAFVPIENSVEGGITTTLDELVAGSPLMIYREVLLSITFALLVRPGTKLSEIKTVTAHPAAQSQIRNWMKINLPDVVWESSASNADGARLVQEGRYDAAFAGEFAAARYGLTALETGIHDAENAQTRFVLVGRPARPAAPTGADKTSVVIWQRDDHPGGLRDLLGEFAVRGVNLMLLQSRPTGQGIGNYCFAIDAEGHISDRKVAEALMGLRRICLKVRYLGSYPRADIAVEDVRAPLPGTSDEEFVTAADWVARCQDGRF, encoded by the coding sequence ATGCCAGCCAGCTACGCGTATCTCGGCCCCGAGGGCACCTTCACCGAGGTTGCCCTGCGCACGCTTCCGGAGACGGCCACCCGAGAGCTGATCCCGATGGTGTCCGTGCCGGCCACGCTCGACGCGGTGCGCAGCGGTGAGGTCGAGGCCGCGTTCGTGCCGATCGAGAACTCGGTCGAGGGCGGTATCACCACCACGCTCGACGAGCTGGTCGCGGGCTCCCCCTTGATGATCTACCGCGAGGTGCTGCTGTCGATCACCTTCGCGCTGCTGGTCAGGCCGGGCACCAAGCTGTCGGAGATCAAGACGGTCACGGCTCATCCGGCGGCGCAGTCGCAGATCCGCAACTGGATGAAGATCAACCTGCCGGACGTGGTCTGGGAGTCGTCCGCCTCGAACGCGGACGGTGCCCGGCTGGTACAGGAGGGCCGGTACGACGCCGCCTTCGCGGGCGAGTTCGCCGCCGCCCGGTACGGTCTCACCGCACTGGAGACCGGCATCCACGACGCGGAGAACGCGCAGACACGGTTCGTCCTGGTCGGCAGGCCCGCCCGGCCCGCGGCACCGACCGGCGCGGACAAGACGTCCGTGGTCATCTGGCAGCGCGACGACCACCCCGGTGGACTGCGTGATCTGCTGGGCGAGTTCGCGGTGCGGGGCGTCAACCTGATGCTGCTGCAGTCCCGGCCGACCGGGCAGGGCATCGGCAACTACTGCTTCGCCATTGACGCCGAGGGCCACATCTCCGACCGGAAGGTCGCCGAGGCGCTGATGGGGCTCAGGCGGATCTGTCTCAAGGTGCGGTACCTGGGTTCGTACCCACGTGCGGACATCGCAGTGGAGGACGTACGCGCTCCACTGCCGGGGACGTCCGACGAGGAGTTCGTAACGGCCGCCGACTGGGTGGCGCGCTGCCAGGACGGCCGCTTCTAG
- a CDS encoding ABC transporter permease subunit: MYDPTVARLTYRALLGRRRALILGALPLLLIVIAVAVRGLVGADDQTAADVLGGLALATMVPIIGVIAGTGAIGPEIDDGSVVYLLSKPLKRPKIIYTKLIVAIGVTMAFSAVPTFIAGLILNGNGQQVAVAYTVAALVASIAYAALFLLLGTVSRHAVVFGLVYALVWEALFGSLVPGARTLSVQQWALAIGHKVTGGDLVTSDVGLTTATVLLIAVTVLATWYAGQKLRTLTPTGEE, encoded by the coding sequence ATGTACGACCCCACAGTCGCCCGGCTCACCTACCGGGCCCTGCTCGGCCGCCGCCGAGCCCTCATCCTCGGCGCGCTGCCCCTGCTGCTCATCGTGATCGCCGTCGCCGTACGCGGCCTCGTCGGTGCCGACGACCAGACGGCGGCGGACGTGCTGGGCGGACTCGCGCTCGCCACCATGGTGCCGATCATCGGTGTCATCGCGGGCACCGGCGCGATCGGCCCGGAGATCGACGACGGCTCCGTGGTGTACCTGCTCTCCAAGCCGCTCAAGCGGCCCAAGATCATCTACACCAAGCTGATCGTCGCGATCGGCGTCACCATGGCGTTCTCGGCGGTGCCGACGTTCATCGCCGGCCTCATCCTCAACGGCAACGGCCAGCAGGTCGCCGTCGCCTACACGGTCGCGGCGCTGGTCGCCTCCATCGCCTACGCCGCACTCTTTCTGCTGCTCGGCACGGTGTCCCGGCACGCGGTGGTCTTCGGGCTCGTCTACGCGCTGGTCTGGGAGGCCCTGTTTGGCTCCCTGGTGCCCGGGGCGCGCACGCTGAGCGTCCAGCAGTGGGCACTGGCAATCGGCCACAAGGTCACCGGCGGCGACCTGGTCACCTCGGACGTCGGCCTGACCACGGCGACGGTCCTGCTGATCGCGGTCACCGTCCTCGCCACCTGGTACGCCGGCCAGAAGCTGCGCACGCTGACACCGACCGGCGAGGAGTAG
- the efeB gene encoding iron uptake transporter deferrochelatase/peroxidase subunit codes for MADQSTKENNKESNGETAVESAEAYGEQGISRRRLLGTAGATGLVLGAAGGATGYAVGSSDSGSTGSTGQSPALTSVGADMAMFHGKHQPGITEGLQASGHLVAFDLAAGAGRKEAAALLRRWSDTTQRLMSGEAAAHDDTDVARDAGPSSLTVTFGFGYGFFARTGLEKQRPVALDPLPEFSSDHLDKARSNGDLWVQIGANDALVAFHALRAIQKDAGSAARVRWQMNGFNRSPGATAQPMTARNLMGQIDGTRNPKPSEADFDKRIFVPAASEPSWMANGSYAVVRRIRMLLDDWEQLSVKQQEDVVGRRKSTGAPLSGGTETTAMDLEKVDANGDLVVPINAHSRITRPDENGGAAILRRPFSFHDGIGADGTPDAGLLFVCWQADPLRGFVPVQRKLDRGDALSTFIRHESSGLFAVPGGAGEGEYVGQRLLEG; via the coding sequence ATGGCTGACCAGTCCACCAAGGAAAACAACAAGGAAAGCAACGGGGAAACCGCCGTGGAGAGCGCCGAAGCGTACGGCGAGCAGGGCATCTCCCGTCGGCGGCTGCTCGGTACCGCCGGCGCCACCGGGCTCGTGCTCGGTGCGGCGGGCGGGGCCACCGGCTATGCCGTCGGCTCCTCCGATTCCGGCTCCACCGGCTCCACCGGTCAGTCCCCGGCGCTCACTTCGGTGGGCGCGGACATGGCAATGTTTCACGGGAAACATCAGCCGGGCATCACCGAGGGCCTCCAGGCCAGCGGCCACCTCGTCGCCTTCGACCTGGCGGCGGGCGCCGGCCGCAAGGAGGCCGCCGCGCTGCTGCGCCGCTGGTCCGACACCACCCAGCGGCTCATGTCCGGCGAGGCCGCGGCGCACGACGACACGGATGTCGCCCGGGACGCGGGCCCGTCGTCCCTGACGGTCACCTTCGGTTTCGGCTACGGCTTCTTCGCCCGCACCGGGCTGGAGAAGCAGCGCCCGGTGGCGCTCGACCCGCTGCCTGAGTTCTCCTCCGACCACCTCGACAAGGCCCGCAGCAACGGCGATCTGTGGGTGCAGATCGGCGCGAACGACGCCCTGGTCGCCTTCCACGCCCTGCGCGCGATCCAGAAGGACGCGGGCAGCGCGGCCCGCGTCCGCTGGCAGATGAACGGCTTCAACCGGTCGCCGGGCGCCACCGCGCAGCCGATGACCGCCCGCAACCTGATGGGCCAGATCGACGGCACCCGCAACCCCAAGCCGTCCGAGGCCGACTTCGACAAGCGCATCTTCGTGCCCGCCGCCAGCGAACCGTCCTGGATGGCGAACGGCTCCTATGCCGTCGTGCGCCGTATCCGCATGCTTCTCGACGACTGGGAGCAGCTGTCGGTCAAGCAGCAGGAGGACGTCGTCGGGCGGCGGAAGTCGACTGGGGCGCCGCTCAGCGGCGGGACCGAGACGACCGCGATGGACCTGGAGAAGGTCGACGCCAACGGCGATCTGGTGGTCCCCATCAACGCGCACTCCCGGATCACCCGCCCCGACGAGAACGGGGGCGCGGCCATCCTGCGGCGCCCCTTCTCCTTCCACGACGGCATCGGGGCGGACGGGACGCCCGACGCGGGGCTCCTCTTCGTCTGCTGGCAGGCCGACCCGCTGCGCGGGTTCGTCCCCGTCCAGCGCAAGCTCGACCGGGGCGACGCGCTGTCCACGTTCATCCGGCACGAGTCGAGCGGGCTGTTCGCGGTGCCGGGCGGGGCGGGCGAGGGGGAGTACGTGGGGCAGCGGCTGCTGGAGGGGTGA
- a CDS encoding SGM_3592 family protein — translation MAGKAVRGHGQGQGQGDGPAESGEVSEEAWDELVLDEDFIRSAGTAEPSARARMLAARWRAEAPEPQPWRSDEPPAGWFFSKSRRRRWRRK, via the coding sequence ATGGCAGGGAAGGCAGTACGGGGCCACGGGCAGGGCCAGGGCCAAGGTGACGGCCCGGCCGAATCCGGGGAGGTCTCCGAGGAGGCCTGGGACGAGCTGGTTCTCGACGAGGACTTCATACGCTCCGCCGGAACCGCCGAACCGTCCGCCCGCGCCCGGATGCTCGCGGCGCGGTGGCGCGCCGAGGCGCCGGAGCCGCAGCCGTGGCGGTCGGACGAGCCCCCGGCCGGCTGGTTCTTCAGCAAGTCGCGTCGCCGCAGGTGGCGCCGCAAGTAG
- the serS gene encoding serine--tRNA ligase — MIDLRLLREDPDRVRASQRARGEDVALVDALLSADERRRSSGVRFDELRSEQKALGKLIPKASGDEKAELLAKAGQLAADVKAADAEQHEADEEAKKLLLQLGNLIHPDVPVGGEEDFVVLETHGTIRDFGAEGFEPKDHLELGEALGAIDVERGAKVSGSRFYYLTGVGALLELALVNAAIAQATEAGFIPMLTPALVRPRAMEGTGFLGQAAENVYHLEKDDYYLVGTSEVPLAAYHMDEILDADKLPMRYAGFSPCFRREAGTYGKDTRGIFRVHQFDKVEMFSYVDPADAENEHQRLLNWEKQWLTGLELPFQVIDVASGDLGASASRKFDCEAWIPTQGKYRELTSASNCDSFQARRLSVRMRDTSGGKNRVQPLSTLNGTLCAVPRTIVAILENHQLADGSVRVPEVLRPYLGGRELLEPVAK, encoded by the coding sequence GTGATTGACCTTCGCCTGCTCCGTGAGGACCCCGACCGTGTGCGCGCTTCGCAGCGCGCCCGTGGAGAGGACGTCGCGCTCGTCGACGCTCTCCTGTCCGCCGACGAGCGGCGCAGGTCGTCCGGCGTCCGCTTCGACGAGCTGCGTTCCGAGCAGAAGGCGCTCGGCAAGCTGATCCCCAAGGCCTCGGGCGACGAGAAGGCCGAGCTGCTGGCGAAGGCCGGGCAGCTCGCCGCCGACGTCAAGGCGGCCGACGCCGAACAGCACGAGGCGGACGAGGAAGCCAAGAAGCTCCTCCTCCAGCTCGGCAACCTGATCCACCCGGACGTCCCGGTCGGCGGCGAGGAGGACTTCGTCGTCCTGGAGACGCACGGCACGATCCGCGACTTCGGCGCCGAGGGCTTCGAGCCCAAGGACCACCTGGAGCTGGGCGAGGCGCTGGGCGCCATCGACGTCGAGCGCGGCGCCAAGGTGTCCGGCTCGCGCTTCTACTACCTCACCGGCGTCGGCGCGCTCCTTGAGCTCGCCCTCGTCAACGCGGCGATCGCACAGGCCACGGAGGCCGGCTTCATCCCGATGCTGACCCCGGCACTGGTCCGCCCGCGCGCGATGGAGGGCACCGGCTTCCTCGGCCAGGCCGCGGAGAACGTGTACCACCTGGAGAAGGACGACTACTACCTGGTCGGCACCTCCGAGGTCCCCCTCGCCGCGTACCACATGGACGAGATCCTCGACGCCGACAAGCTGCCGATGCGCTACGCCGGTTTCTCGCCGTGCTTCCGCCGCGAGGCCGGCACGTACGGCAAGGACACGCGGGGCATCTTCCGCGTCCACCAGTTCGACAAGGTCGAGATGTTCTCGTACGTCGACCCGGCGGACGCGGAGAACGAGCACCAGCGTCTCCTGAACTGGGAGAAGCAGTGGCTGACCGGCCTCGAACTGCCCTTCCAGGTCATCGACGTGGCCTCGGGCGACCTGGGCGCGTCCGCCTCGCGCAAGTTCGACTGCGAGGCGTGGATCCCGACCCAGGGCAAGTACCGCGAGCTGACCTCGGCCTCCAACTGCGACAGCTTCCAGGCCCGGCGCCTGTCCGTGCGGATGCGCGACACCAGCGGCGGCAAGAACAGGGTCCAGCCGCTCTCGACGCTGAACGGCACGCTGTGCGCCGTACCGCGCACGATCGTGGCGATCCTGGAGAACCACCAGCTGGCCGACGGTTCGGTGCGTGTACCCGAGGTGCTGCGCCCGTATCTGGGTGGCCGGGAGCTGCTGGAGCCGGTCGCCAAGTGA
- a CDS encoding copper chaperone PCu(A)C, with protein MTTAAALAGAIALTGCGSSDSGDGAGLSVGSAYMPQPVSDSMAAGFLVITNKGAAGDVLTRVTSEVSGEVTVHKTVGQTMEEAERLDIPAHGELVLQSGGDHLMFEQLKRKPREGEKVSVQLHFAKTSPITVEMPVKSATYNPKTGH; from the coding sequence ATCACGACGGCCGCGGCGCTCGCCGGGGCGATCGCCCTCACCGGGTGCGGGAGTTCGGACTCCGGGGACGGCGCCGGCCTGTCCGTCGGGTCCGCCTACATGCCCCAGCCGGTCTCGGACTCCATGGCGGCCGGATTCCTCGTCATCACCAACAAGGGCGCCGCCGGTGACGTACTCACCCGCGTCACCAGCGAGGTCTCGGGCGAAGTGACCGTGCACAAGACCGTCGGGCAGACCATGGAGGAGGCCGAGCGCCTCGACATCCCGGCCCACGGCGAACTCGTCCTCCAGAGCGGCGGCGACCATCTGATGTTCGAGCAGCTCAAGCGCAAGCCGCGAGAGGGCGAGAAGGTCTCCGTCCAGCTGCACTTTGCCAAAACCTCGCCGATCACCGTCGAGATGCCGGTGAAGTCTGCGACGTACAACCCGAAAACCGGACACTGA
- a CDS encoding ABC transporter permease subunit has translation MAVEQTPAQAGAQSRIHNIGYRSYDGPRLGRAYARRSLYSQSLRGAYGLGRSVKSKVLPMLLFAVMCVPAAIMVAVTVATKANKLPVEYTNYAILMQAVIGLYVASQAPQAVSRDLRFKTVPLYFSRPIETADYVRAKFAALASALFLITAVPLVVLYAGALLAKLDFTDQTKGFLQGLVSVALLSLLFAGIGLVISAVTPRRGFGIAAVIAVLTISYGAVSTLQAIADAQGSGSAVPWIGLFSPITLIDGVQTAFLGATSAYPGGVGPSTGEGVVFLLAVLGLVAGCYGLMMRRYRKVGL, from the coding sequence ATGGCGGTTGAGCAGACCCCGGCACAGGCGGGCGCCCAGTCCCGCATCCACAACATCGGCTACCGCTCGTACGACGGCCCGAGGCTGGGCCGGGCGTACGCCCGTCGCTCGCTCTACTCGCAGTCCCTGCGCGGCGCCTACGGCCTCGGCCGTTCGGTCAAGTCCAAGGTGCTGCCGATGCTGCTCTTCGCCGTGATGTGCGTCCCGGCGGCCATCATGGTGGCGGTCACGGTCGCCACCAAGGCCAACAAGCTGCCCGTCGAGTACACGAACTACGCGATCCTCATGCAGGCGGTCATCGGCCTGTACGTCGCCTCCCAGGCACCCCAGGCGGTCTCCCGCGACCTGCGCTTCAAGACCGTACCGCTGTACTTCTCGCGCCCGATCGAGACCGCGGACTACGTCCGGGCGAAGTTCGCGGCGCTGGCCTCGGCCCTGTTCCTCATCACCGCGGTGCCGCTGGTCGTGCTCTACGCGGGCGCCCTGCTGGCCAAGCTCGACTTCACCGACCAGACCAAGGGATTCCTCCAGGGGCTCGTCTCCGTGGCACTGCTCTCGCTGCTGTTCGCCGGTATCGGCCTCGTCATCTCGGCGGTCACCCCGCGCCGCGGTTTCGGTATCGCGGCGGTCATCGCCGTACTGACCATCTCCTACGGGGCGGTGTCCACGCTCCAGGCCATCGCAGACGCGCAGGGCAGCGGGAGTGCCGTCCCCTGGATCGGCCTCTTCTCGCCGATCACCCTCATCGACGGGGTGCAGACAGCCTTCCTGGGCGCGACGTCCGCCTACCCCGGAGGGGTAGGCCCCAGCACCGGCGAAGGCGTGGTCTTCCTCCTCGCCGTCCTGGGTCTCGTCGCCGGCTGCTACGGCCTCATGATGCGCCGCTACCGAAAGGTCGGACTGTGA